In a genomic window of Brettanomyces nanus chromosome 1, complete sequence:
- a CDS encoding uncharacterized protein (MEROPS:MER0034660~EggNog:ENOG41), which produces MSIQDNLDFNRYASMAEKYLNPSSAGAGVPALTATVSVVLTIFYIASLFNDNLVEKMCLFPDALFSLPEFPRLNTYPLVHAGFLHIFFNLVSLWAPMAQFETLNGTFHTALVLSALSLVTAISYCLLGFYFFPDTSVLGCSGWVFSFIAYFSYVNSLQHKTIRFFGRFDIPTITVPFVFLGFVFLMVPNSSFVGHLLGIIAGFVMAKGFLVPLTVLPMDLISKVEVAAHKLIELIPHQLHYIRESDVKNGRYKYDNLSLPLYTTDAAVPMASGDARVIGEAAEAGEAGSPETFKGPGHVLGTSS; this is translated from the coding sequence GTATGGCTGAGAAATACCTCAATCCGAGTTCTGCAGGCGCGGGAGTGCCAGCTTTAACAGCGACCGTTAGTGTCGTCTTGACGATTTTTTATATCGCGTCGTTATTTAACGATAACTTGGTTGAGAAGATGTGTCTTTTCCCAGATGCTTTGTTCAGCCTTCCTGAGTTTCCAAGACTCAACACTTATCCATTGGTTCACGCTGGCTTCTTACACATTTTTTTTAACTTGGTGTCCTTATGGGCTCCAATGGCGCAGTTTGAAACCTTGAATGGTACTTTCCATACAGCTTTGGTGTTGAGTGCTCTATCCTTAGTTACTGCTATTTCATACTGTCTCTTAGGTTTCTACTTCTTCCCTGATACTTCTGTTCTAGGTTGCTCTGGCTGGGTTTTTTCATTTATCGCCTATTTCTCGTATGTGAATTCATTGCAGCATAAAACCATTCGATTTTTTGGACGCTTTGACATTCCTACTATTACTGTTCCATTTGTGTTTCTAGGTTTCGTGTTTTTGATGGTTCCCAACTCCAGTTTTGTTGGCCATCTCTTAGGTATTATAGCCGGTTTTGTTATGGCTAAAGGCTTTTTAGTTCCTCTTACTGTTCTTCCAATGGATCTCATCAGTAAGGTTGAAGTGGCAGCCCATAAACTCATCGAATTGATTCCTCATCAATTACATTATATCCGAGAATCTGACGTGAAGAACGGCAGATATAAATACGATAACTTGTCGTTACCATTGTACACTACAGATGCAGCAGTCCCTATGGCTAGTGGAGATGCTCGAGTGATTGGTGAGGCTGCCGAGGCCGGTGAAGCGGGTTCCCCAGAAACATTCAAGGGTCCGGGCCATGTATTGGGAACCAGCTCGTGA
- the RNR1 gene encoding ribonucleotide-diphosphate reductase subunit rnr1 (BUSCO:EOG09340IY6), with translation MYVFKRDGRREPVRFDKITARISRLCYGLDDKHVDPISVAQRVATGVYEGVTTIELDNLTAETAAYMTTIHPDYATLAARLAISNLHKQTKKHFSDIIEDLFNYYNPKTHKKSPMISQQTYDVVMRHKDELNSAINYDRDFNYNYFGFKTLERSYFLRINGKVAERPQHLIMRVAVGIHGDDIPKVIETYNLMSKRYFTHASPTLFNAGTPRPQMSSCFLVAMKDDSIEGIYDTLKQCALISKTAGGIGLHIHNIRSTGSYIAGTNGTSNGIIPMMRVFNSTAKYVDQGGNKRPGAIAIYLEPWHSDIFDFVDIRKNHGKEEVRARDLFPALWIPDLFMKRVEENGMWTLFSPSEAPGLSEVYGDEFEKLYTRYEKEGRGRQVVKAQKLWYHILEAQTETGTPFMLYKDACNRKSNQKNLGTIKSSNLCCEVVEYSSPEEVAVCNLASLCLPAFVESDDKGCSYNFEKLHKIAKVLTRNLNRVIDRNYYPVPEARTSNMRNRPIAVGVQGLADTFFQLRLPFDSTEARKVNIQIFETIYHAALEASSEMAAEEGTYSTYEGSPASKGILQYDLWGKKPTDLWDWDTLKAKIAKNGLRNSLLVAPMPTASTSQIMGYNECFEPFTSNIYQRRVLAGEFQIVNPYMLRDFVDMGIWNDAMKNYIIHDNGSIQHLPNVPDKFKKLYRTVWELPQKAIIDMAADRGAYIDQSQSMNIHLLSPTMGKLTSMHFYGWKKGLKTGMYYLRTQAAAAAIQFTVDQKLAKEAGEVKANVDGVEFKDYVPRETSAVENVPVVMDDCVPLSATNSPITSSHDSTPLPETDSVSTSVETSMVDLSLKDNIPEDDKQEENEDTEEPETAVTSEKKQAAGDDEVDIYNSKVIACAIDNPESCTMCSG, from the coding sequence ATGTACGTTTTCAAAAGAGACGGTCGTCGTGAGCCTGTTCGCTTCGACAAAATCACAGCCAGAATCTCTCGTTTATGCTATGGTTTAGATGATAAGCATGTTGATCCAATTTCCGTGGCCCAGCGTGTGGCTACCGGTGTCTACGAAGGTGTCACTACCATAGAGTTGGATAATTTGACTGCAGAAACTGCTGCGTACATGACCACTATTCATCCAGATTATGCTACTTTAGCAGCAAGATTAGCCATCTCAAACTTACACAAGCAGACCAAAAAGCATTTTTCCGATATTATTGAGGATCTTTTCAACTACTATAATCCAAAAACCCATAAGAAGTCTCCTATGATTTCTCAACAGACCTACGATGTGGTGATGAGACACAAGGATGAGTTGAACTCGGCTATTAACTATGACCGTGACTTCAATTACAACTACTTTGGTTTTAAAACCCTGGAACGTTCCTACTTTTTGAGAATCAACGGCAAAGTTGCCGAGAGACCTCAGCACTTGATCATGAGAGTGGCTGTTGGTATCCACGGAGATGATATTCCAAAAGTTATTGAGACTTACAACTTGATGTCCAAGCGTTATTTCACCCACGCTTCTCCTACTTTATTCAACGCAGGTACCCCACGTCCTCAGATGTCTTCATGCTTTTTGGTTGCCATGAAGGATGACTCCATCGAAGGTATCTATGATACCCTAAAGCAATGCGCATTAATTTCTAAGACTGCTGGTGGGATTGGTTTACATATTCATAACATTCGTTCCACTGGTTCCTACATTGCCGGTACTAACGGTACCTCCAATGGTATTATTCCTATGATGCGTGTCTTCAACAGCACGGCCAAGTACGTCGATCAGGGTGGTAATAAGAGACCTGGTGCCATCGCCATCTACTTGGAACCTTGGCACTCGGATATTTTTGACTTTGTCGACATCAGAAAGAATCACGGTAAGGAAGAAGTCCGTGCTCGTGACTTGTTTCCTGCCTTATGGATTCCTGATTTGTTCATGAAGCGTGTTGAGGAGAATGGCATGTGGACCTTGTTCTCTCCTTCTGAGGCTCCTGGTCTTTCTGAAGTTTACGGCGATGAATTTGAGAAGTTGTATACTCGTTACGAGAAGGAAGGTCGTGGCAGACAAGTTGTCAAGGCCCAAAAATTGTGGTATCACATTTTGGAAGCTCAGACTGAGACAGGTACCCCATTCATGTTGTACAAGGATGCCTGTAACAGAAAGAGTAACCAGAAGAACTTGGGTACCATcaaatcttccaacttATGCTGTGAGGTTGTCGAATATTCGTCCCCAGAAGAGGTTGCCGTTTGCAACTTGGCCTCATTGTGCTTACCGGCCTTTGTCGAATCCGACGACAAGGGCTGTTCTTACaactttgagaagttgCATAAGATTGCCAAAGTGCTTACACGAAACTTGAACCGTGTCATTGACAGAAATTATTACCCAGTCCCGGAGGCACGAACCTCCAACATGAGAAACAGACCTATCGCAGTGGGAGTTCAAGGCCTTGCAGACACTTTCTTCCAGTTGCGGTTGCCATTCGATTCTACTGAGGCCAGAAAGGTGAATATTCAGATCTTTGAGACCATATACCACGCTGCTCTCGAGGCTTCTTCTGAGATGGCTGCTGAAGAGGGTACATACTCAACTTATGAGGGGTCTCCTGCTTCTAAAGGTATTCTTCAGTACGATCTTTGGGGAAAAAAGCCTACAGATCTCTGGGATTGGGATACTTTGAAGGCTAAGATTGCCAAAAACGGTTTGAGAAATTCTCTATTGGTTGCTCCAATGCCTACTGCTTCCACCTCTCAGATCATGGGTTACAACGAATGCTTTGAACCATTCACTTCTAACAtctatcaaagaagagttcTTGCAGGTGAATTCCAAATCGTTAATCCTTACATGTTGAGAGACTTTGTCGACATGGGAATCTGGAATGATGCTATGAAGAACTATATCATTCACGATAATGGTTCCATCCAGCACTTGCCTAATGTTCCTGACAAGTTTAAGAAGTTGTATCGTACGGTGTGGGAACTTCCTCAGAAGGCTATCATTGATATGGCAGCCGACAGAGGTGCCTACATTGACCAATCACAATCCATGAACATCCATTTACTGTCTCCAACAATGGGTAAATTGACTTCTATGCACTTTTACGGCTGGAAGAAAGGATTAAAGACTGGTATGTACTACTTACGTACTcaggctgctgctgctgctattCAATTCACTGTTGACCAAAAATTGGCTAAAGAAGCTGGTGAGGTTAAGGCTAATGTGGACGGCGTTGAATTTAAGGACTATGTCCCTAGAGAAACCAGCGCTGTTGAAAACGTCCCAGTTGTTATGGACGATTGTGTTCCATTGTCTGCTACTAACTCTCCAATCACAAGCTCTCACGACTCTACTCCTTTACCCGAGACTGATTCTGTCTCGACTTCTGTTGAGACTTCGATGGTTGATCTTTCCTTAAAGGATAATATACCGGAAGATGATAaacaggaagaaaatgaagacaCTGAAGAGCCCGAGACTGCTGTTACaagtgaaaagaaacaagcCGCTGGCGATGATGAGGTTGATATCTACAATTCCAAGGTTATAGCTTGCGCTATTGATAATCCTGAGTCTTGTACTATGTGCTCCGGTTGa
- the RPL26A gene encoding 60S ribosomal protein L26A (BUSCO:EOG09344E3G), with the protein MAKCSKDVSSNRNKSRKAYFNAPSSVRRVMMSAPLSKDLVEKYGVKRLPVRKADQVLVVRGSKKGQEGTISSVYRLKYAIQLEKLTREKSNGASVPINIHPSKVVITKLHLDKNRKALIARKGGKVDEE; encoded by the coding sequence ATGGCTAAGTGTTCGAAGGACGTCTCATCCAACAGAAACAAGTCTAGAAAGGCTTACTTTAATGCTCCATCCTCTGTCAGAAGAGTGATGATGTCTGCACCATTGTCCAAGGACTTGGTTGAGAAATACGGTGTCAAGAGACTTCCAGTCAGAAAAGCTGATCAGGTTCTCGTCGTTAGAGGTTCAAAGAAGGGCCAGGAAGGTACCATCTCCTCCGTCTACAGATTGAAATATGCTATTCAGCTAGAGAAGTTGACCAGAGAGAAGTCTAACGGTGCTTCCGTTCCAATCAACATCCACCCATCAAAGGTTGTCATCACCAAGTTACACTTGGacaaaaacagaaaagCTTTGATTGCCAGAAAGGGCGGCAAGGTTGATGAGGAGTAA
- a CDS encoding uncharacterized protein (BUSCO:EOG09340F8O), which yields MEISQVLENAILNPDAQARQAAEAKLAAMASENWVSYLGQMVQVLGDESQKTEVRMLAGLGVKNQLTSKDAVKKQQQTERWVQIDAETKQHIKDIALNTLLSQTDRVANQAAQLVAAIADIELPRDEWPQLMHVIVDNTKSDRPVNVKRASLLTIGYICETADPDNPQVSAQSNGILIAIVQGAQSSEPAMVVRRTAISALVNSLEFIAGNFEREGERNYIMQVVCEATTANDADLQALAFGALAKIMNLYYQYMGVYMEKALYGLTVTGMHSSDDRVACMAVEFWSTVCEEELEIQLRHEAMAEPAQPSTANNHTADLVSYNFALVAIGDVLPTLLSLLTRQNEDPDDDSWSVAMAAGACLQLFAQNTGNYVVRPTLQFVEQNLGGDGWRQKEAAVMAFGSILDGPDRGELRTVISQALPPILLLIKNESEPVRETVSWCLGRIADLVVDAIDIQTMLPPLLEAVVFGLQNSPKVATNCCWTLINLLEQLCHDSTEQQTSVMSQYLNGLVPTLLQISARNDNDNAARTSAYEALSSVVLYSAQQDMNFVSQIATEALSRLSQTMEVETSQPGATSGENKAELQELQSNILSLLTNVTRRIGSEAGSVADQLMETYLKLLGMQEPDSVIEEDIFMAISAVASSVDAGFVKYMAAFLPFLTKALESVDSPVCDAGIGLVVDICHSLGENFIPYCQGFMAILGNTLSNPHVRRELRPLILSCFGDIASSIGKEFIQYLDVVMNICNSAQSLQLEEQSYEYEDYLINVKESVLDAYVGIVAGLHDSPDSLFPYLGQMSQFLMNTYTEPQLASNESVCRSAVGMIGDLAHMYQNGQWKEFFTQDWVADYIKKTRSNQHFGKVTRDTARWAREQQKLQLQV from the coding sequence ATGGAAATTAGTCAAGTTTTAGAGAACGCCATCTTAAATCCGGATGCTCAGGCACGTCAGGCTGCTGAGGCCAAGCTTGCTGCCATGGCTTCGGAAAATTGGGTTTCGTATCTTGGGCAGAtggttcaagttcttggtgATGAATCCCAGAAGACCGAAGTACGTATGTTGGCCGGTCTTGGTGTGAAGAACCAACTTACTTCGAAAGATGCTGTGAAAAAGCAACAGCAGACTGAAAGATGGGTTCAGATCGATGCAGAAACCAAACAGCACATTAAAGATATAGCCTTGAACACTCTTCTCAGTCAAACTGATCGTGTGGCCAACCAGGCTGCTCAACTAGTTGCTGCCATTGCAGATATCGAGCTTCCGCGCGATGAATGGCCTCAATTGATGCATGTTATTGTCGACAATACTAAAAGTGATCGTCCCGTGAACGTCAAGCGTGCCTCCTTACTTACCATTGGATATATTTGTGAGACTGCTGACCCTGATAATCCACAGGTTTCTGCGCAGTCCAACGGTATTCTTATCGCCATCGTTCAGGGTGCTCAGTCATCTGAGCCTGCTATGGTTGTTCGTCGCACTGCAATCAGTGCCCTTGTCAACTCTTTGGAGTTCATTGCCGgaaactttgaaagagaggGTGAACGTAATTACATTATGCAAGTTGTTTGTGAAGCCACCACTGCAAACGATGCCGACCTTCAGGCTTTGGCGTTTGGTGCTTTGGCCAAGATCATGAACCTGTACTATCAGTATATGGGTGTCTATATGGAGAAAGCTTTGTACGGATTAACTGTTACCGGTATGCATAGCAGCGATGACAGGGTTGCCTGCATGGCTGTAGAGTTTTGGAGTACTGTTTGCGAGGAGGAACTTGAGATTCAATTAAGACACGAGGCGATGGCCGAACCAGCGCAACCAAGTACTGCAAACAACCACACTGCCGACTTGGTGTCCTACAACTTTGCTCTTGTGGCAATTGGTGACGTTCTTCCTACCTTGTTGAGTCTTCTTACCCGACAGAACGAGGATCCCGATGACGATAGCTGGTCTGTGGCTATGGCTGCGGGAGCATGTCTCCAACTTTTCGCCCAAAATACTGGTAATTATGTTGTGCGTCCCACTCTACAGTTTGTGGAGCAAAACTTGGGTGGCGATGGCTGGCGCCAAAAAGAGGCTGCCGTTATGGCTTTTGGATCCATTCTAGACGGCCCTGACAGGGGTGAGCTGCGCACTGTCATTTCACAGGCCCTTCCTCCTATCTTGCTTCTTATCAAAAATGAGAGCGAACCTGTTCGAGAGACCGTGTCGTGGTGTCTAGGACGTATAGCCGACCTCGTAGTCGATGCTATTGACATTCAAACTATGCTTCCACCGCTGCTTGAAGCTGTTGTTTTTGGACTTCAGAACTCTCCAAAGGTTGCTACAAACTGTTGCTGGACGCTTATTAATCTTCTCGAGCAGTTATGTCACGATTCCACCGAGCAGCAGACCAGTGTCATGTCACAGTACCTTAATGGTTTAGTTCCAACACTTCTTCAGATATCTGCCCGTAATGACAACGACAATGCTGCCAGGACATCTGCTTACGAGGCTCTTTCCTCTGTCGTTTTGTACAGCGCTCAACAGGATATGAACTTTGTTTCGCAGATCGCAACAGAAGCCCTGTCAAGACTATCTCAGACCATGGAAGTGGAAACTTCTCAGCCCGGTGCCACAAGTGGCGAGAACAAAGCGGAATTGCAAGAATTACAATCtaatattctttctctattgaCAAATGTGACGCGTAGAATCGGTTCCGAGGCTGGATCTGTTGCCGACCAGCTCATGGAGACTTACCTCAAGTTGCTTGGTATGCAAGAACCAGATTCAGTCATCGAGGAGGACATCTTTATGGCAATCTCTGCTGTGGCGTCATCGGTTGATGCGGGCTTCGTCAAGTACATGGCTGCATTTCTACCATTCCTTACTAAGGCTTTGGAAAGTGTGGATTCACCGGTCTGTGATGCAGGTATAGGACTAGTGGTGGACATTTGCCACTCCCTTGGAGAGAACTTTATCCCTTATTGTCAGGGATTCATGGCTATTTTGGGTAACACGTTATCGAACCCTCATGTTCGTCGTGAACTCCGGCCCCTAATTCTTTCGTGTTTTGGAGACATTGCCTCATCTATCGGTAAGGAGTTCATTCAATACTTGGATGTAGTGATGAACATCTGCAACTCGGCTCAGAGTCTTCAGTTGGAGGAACAGAGTTATGAGTACGAGGACTACTTGATCAACGTCAAGGAATCCGTACTGGATGCCTATGTTGGTATAGTGGCGGGCTTGCACGATTCTCCTGATAGCCTCTTTCCGTACCTAGGACAGATGTCACAATTTCTCATGAACACATATACAGAGCCTCAGCTTGCATCAAACGAGTCTGTGTGCCGGTCTGCCGTTGGCATGATTGGTGACTTGGCACATATGTATCAAAACGGCCAGTGGAAGGAGTTTTTCACTCAGGACTGGGTCGCTGATTACATCAAGAAGACTCGTAGTAACCAGCACTTTGGTAAGGTGACTCGTGATACCGCCAGATGGGCTCGAGAGCAACAAAAGTTGCAACTACAGGTCTAG
- a CDS encoding uncharacterized protein (BUSCO:EOG093419YX) — protein sequence MTPVNQEISTIKQSCILQFCRKRDLEEGEVREVIQTKEVITIDDEDEGVEDKITAGEELKVDGDILCPICEIPLNSLSLERRYEHVCCHMDNVQEEKPTVLPKTKKRKARKKKAGKALKPSKRRRPAKPIPAHNILQFGDDRVVVDAFCYAEDPSIDVYLLSHFHSDHYGGLTKGWHKGKVIIATKTTVRLAVHKFHCPEELFLPLEYNETKQIPGTELKVTCLDGNHCPGSGIFILESIKTGEKFLHCGDFRISRLMIEYLLKWGSFNRIYLDTTYLNPQYSFGRQETVINATCKVLRKRSQCKQTTQKRVIDFFCKSEDLSIDPAEFLIVVGTYSIGKERLAIAIAETLGSKIYCTRSKADILHLLEWDELERLLETDPSKAKYCQVHLVPLLGTNKNSLLDYYRPYSNHYRAVVGICATGWTGVQRSEERGFAQPDEYLSKFVDAVDENDIYNVLLGQMEFRNKKEKEKDLFLTKLLRVPYSEHSSFRELFYFINLVPCDMLVPTVNLDRMDEHAKWIRMFKDYKGQLDLAKL from the coding sequence ATGACCCCAGTTAATCAAGAAATTAGTACGATTAAACAGTCCTGCATTTTACAGTTTTGTAGGAAACGAGACTTGGAGGAGGGGGAAGTGAGGGAGGTTATACAGACCAAGGAAGTGATCACTAtagacgatgaagatgagggAGTAGAAGACAAAATAACTGCTGGGGAAGAACTTAAGGTTGATGGGGATATCTTATGTCCCATTTGTGAGATACCGTTGAATAGTTTATCATTAGAGAGAAGATATGAGCATGTGTGTTGCCATATGGACAatgttcaagaagagaaaccaACTGTACTGCCTAAAACAAAGAAGCGCAAGgcaagaaagaagaaagcaggCAAGGCTTTGAAACCTTCTAAGAGACGCAGACCAGCCAAACCTATACCTGCTCacaatattcttcaatttggaGACGATAGGGTGGTGGTAGATGCGTTTTGTTACGCAGAAGACCCTTCAATAGATGTTTATTTGCTCTCACACTTTCATTCGGATCATTATGGAGGTTTGACGAAAGGTTGGCATAAAGGAAAAGTAATTATAGCTACGAAGACCACTGTCAGACTTGCGGTTCACAAGTTTCACTGTCCCGAGGAGCTTTTTCTGCCTCTAGAATACAACGAAACTAAGCAGATTCCCGGAACGGAACTTAAAGTGACTTGTCTTGATGGAAACCATTGTCCTGGAAGTGGAATATTTATTCTTGAGTCAATCAAGACTGGAGAAAAGTTCCTTCATTGCGGAGATTTTAGAATAAGCCGACTCATGATTGAATATCTTCTCAAATGGGGCTCATTTAACCGTATTTATCTTGATACAACGTACTTGAATCCTCAGTACAGCTTTGGTAGACAAGAGACCGTCATTAACGCTACTTGCAAGGttttgaggaagagaagcCAATGCAAACAGACCACTCAAAAGAGGGTGATTGACTTTTTTTGCAAATCTGAAGACCTCTCTATCGATCCTGCGGAGTTTCTTATTGTGGTAGGTACCTATTCCATAGGTAAGGAAAGATTGGCTATAGCTATTGCTGAGACTCTGGGTAGTAAGATTTACTGCACTAGGAGCAAAGCAGACATATTACATCTACTTGAATGGGATGAATTGGAAAGACTACTTGAAACGGATCCAAGCAAGGCTAAATATTGTCAGGTACATCTTGTCCCCCTACTGGGTACCAACAAGAACTCTCTCTTGGATTATTATAGGCCATATTCCAATCATTATAGAGCAGTAGTAGGCATCTGCGCCACTGGATGGACTGGTGTTCaaagaagtgaagaaagaggattTGCACAGCCGGACGAATACTTGAGCAAGTTTGTAGATGCCGTAGACGAGAATGATATCTATAACGTGTTACTTGGACAGATGGAGTTTCgaaataagaaagagaaggagaaagactTGTTTCTTACAAAACTGTTGAGGGTTCCTTACAGCGAGCATTCTTCCTTTAGAGAGCTCTTCTATTTTATCAATTTAGTGCCTTGCGACATGCTGGTACCTACGGTGAATCTCGACAGAATGGACGAGCACGCAAAATGGATTCGGATGTTCAAAGACTACAAAGGACAGCttgatttggccaaattaTAG
- a CDS encoding uncharacterized protein (CAZy:GT15), translating to MFLSYYILFLIRIIFCFAQFLDDPQQPIEQYKPANATFYTLCRNSDLYDILETINNYNNRFNSEYRYDWVFLNDQQFTDEFKKLVKVSVAGHAYFGQIPSQHWSLPNSVDHDTMKENMQKMINDPDGAPPYADSMSYRHMCRFESGFFFKHELLQKYDYFWRVEPGVKLRCDVNYDLFKYMIDNKYDHGFTISMLEYSKTIPSLFETFRKSLVSLGLSKLLSDSRNYSGFVIDPKNGQYNHCHFWTNFEIGNLNVFRSKEYNQIFNELDKSNGFYYERWGDAPVRSLILSMILVKGKIKRFDEIGYTHPPYTQCPQEEGFRVSNRCSCNPDTDFTSKWFSCSGHFDGLEQQH from the coding sequence ATGTTTTTATCATATTACATTTTGTTCCTAATACGAATCATTTTCTGTTTTGCACAGTTCCTGGATGACCCTCAACAACCCATAGAACAATACAAACCAGCAAATGCCACCTTCTACACCCTTTGCAGAAATAGCGATCTTTACGATATTCTAGAAACAATTAATAACTACAACAACCGATTCAACAGTGAATATCGCTATGACTGGGTGTTTTTGAACGATCAACAGTTTACAGACGAATTCAAAAAGCTGGTCAAGGTGAGTGTTGCGGGACATGCTTATTTTGGACAGATTCCAAGTCAGCATTGGTCCTTACCCAATTCCGTGGATCATGACACCATGAAGGAAAATATGCAAAAGATGATCAATGATCCAGACGGTGCTCCTCCGTATGCAGATTCCATGTCCTATCGTCATATGTGCCGATTCGAGTCTggctttttcttcaagcaCGAACTCCTCCAGAAATACGACTATTTCTGGCGTGTTGAACCTGGTGTCAAACTTCGATGTGATGTCAACTACGATTTGTTCAAGTACATGATCGACAACAAGTACGACCATGGCTTCACAATCAGCATGcttgaatattcaaagacGATTCCCTCCCTCTTTGAAACTTTCCGGAAATCGCTTGTCAGCCTAGGCCTGAGCAAACTGCTTTCTGATTCAAGAAACTACTCTGGATTCGTCATAGACCCTAAAAACGGACAATACAACCATTGTCATTTCTGGACAAACTTCGAGATTGGAAATTTGAACGTTTTTCGATCAAAAGAGTACAACCAGATATTCAACGAGTTGGACAAGTCTAACGGATTTTATTATGAAAGATGGGGGGATGCTCCGGTGCGATCTCTTATTCTTTCCATGATATTAGTTAAGGGTAAGATCAAAAGGTTTGATGAGATAGGTTATACTCATCCTCCTTACACCCAGTGTcctcaagaagaaggttttAGAGTCTCAAACCGTTGCTCGTGCAACCCAGACACCGACTTCACTAGCAAATGGTTCAGCTGCTCAGGGCATTTCGATGGCCTTGAACAACAGCATTAG